The genomic segment AGGCATGCATGATATGTTGCCGAGCCTTGTTGTACGGAGGTGGATTATAGCCAGGCATTGCATTATACTATTGTGCAACACCTGAAGCTAAACACATAAAGCAAAGTTCACGCATTGGCTTCGTCTTTTTGGCCTATATGGTGCCCGCCTACCCATGTTATGGCGGACTATTACCAAGCTCTGGGTTATGGTATGGTGCCTCGCCGTTGGCGGGAATACAGTCCAGCATGGAGGCATAATGGTGCCGGCGGAGGGAATCGAACCCCCAGGGTATTGCTACCGGTGGATTTTGAGTCCACTGCGTCTACCAGTTTCACCACGCCGGCGGATATATTTCTTTAAGCATAACAAAAGATTTATTGTTTGTCAACGATAAACTAAATCCTGAAACTAAATCCTTAAAACAATTTTATGCTTGACATTATCCCGGCCTGGAATTAAACTAACGGGTACTGTCAGGCTTGTTGTCTAATATTGCCCGGCAGCGCAAAAAAATATTTATAAAGTAAAACAGATGAACCTTCCGAATATTCTTTCGTTCCTGCGGATCGGTCTTTTGCCTTTCATCGTGCTCTGCCTGAAGGCCGGGCAAAACTGGTGGGTCCTGGGCCTGCTGCTGCTGGCTGTGGCCACCGATTACTTCGACGGGTTCACGGCCCGCAAGTTGGGGCAGGTCACAGACACCGGCAGGATAATAGATCCATTGGCCGACAAGATCTGCGTCAACACTATGGTCATAGCGCTATGGCTATGGCGGGATTTCCCCTGGTGGGCGGTCTGTTTGATCGCCGGGCGCGACCTGCTGATAGTGCTGGGAGGGATGCTGGCCTTAAGAAAGAAAAAGGCAGTGCCGGTTTCCAACTGGCCGGGCAAGATAGCGGTCACTTTCATGGCGGCCACGATAATCTGCTATTCCCTTAACTGGCAGCCTTGGGGTTTGTATCTGCTGTACGGTTCGGTGTTGATGGTGTTTGTCTCTGGGGCGATATATCTTAAAACTTTGACCCCCTTCCCGTAATTAGGTAGACCCCTCCCAATTCCCTCCCCGGAGAGGGATGTCAAATAGATTTAGGAGCACATAGCATGTCCAGCCAGGTTTATTTCACTGATTTCGGGGAATCCTCCCAGCGCAACATCTACGCCAAGCTGGCGGAGATCATGGACAAGATGCCGCTCGCCGGGGTGGTGGCCAAGGGGGACCTGACGGCGGTCAAGGTCCATTTTGGCGAGCGGGGCAACACCGCCTTTGTGCCACCGCATTACGTGCGGGCGGTGGTCCAAAAGATCAAAGTGCTGGGCGCCAAGCCCTTCGTCACCGACGCCAACACCCTGTACGTGGGCAGCCGCTCCAATTCGGTCGATCATTTGGAAACGGCCCAGCAGCACGGGTTCACCTATTCCTTGCTGGGCTGCCCGGTGCTGATCGCTGATGGCCTGCGGGGCGGGGCTTATGTGGAGGTCGAGGTCAAAGGCGCCCACCTCAAAAAAGTGAAACTGGCCCACGACCTGTACCAGGCCGACGCCATCGTCTGCGTCACCCACTTTAAAGGGCACGAGCTGGCGGGTTTCGGCGGCAGCATCAAGAACCTGGGCATGGGCGGAGGAGCGCGGGGGGGCAAGCTGGCCATGCATTCGGACGTCTCGCCGATCATCAAGGCCGAGAAGTGCATCAAATGCGGCAAATGCGCCCAGAACTGCCCGGCCGACGCCATCGCCATAGACAAATACGCAGTGATCGACCCCAAGAAGTGCATCGGCTGCGGCTCGTGCATCGTGGTTTGCCCCGTCTACGCCGCCCGCAACGGCTGGGACAGCGGGGCCCGGAAGATGCAGGAAAAAATGGTGGAGCACCTGGCCGGGTTTGCCCAAAATAAAAAGGGGGAAATAGGCTATCTCAATTTCATCATGAACGTCTCGCCGGCCTGCGACTGCTACGGCCACGCCGACAACCCGATAGTGCCGGACCTCGGCATCTGCGCTTCAGTAGACCCGGTGGCCATTGACGCCGCCAGCAACGATCTGGTGATGCAGGCCGAGGGGCAAAAGAACTCGGCGCTGGAGAAGGCCCATAAGCCGGGCAGCGACAAGTTCCGGGATATTTATCCCGAAGTGGACTGGGCCTGGCAGTTGGCTCATGCGGAGAAAATGGGGCTGGGCAGCAGGAAGTATGAGTTGGTGAAGGTGGAGTGAGAGAGATTTAATTGTATAAATTTTTTAAATTATAAGATATGAAGTTTTTATTTTCTTTTTGGTTCTTTTTCCTTTTGGCGGCACAAAAATTTATCATTTGCCGTTTGATCAACAATATGATAAAACAACGATTGAGGACGAGAGGAATGTTATGCTAAAACTGTTGCAGAAGCAGAAAATTTAGGTTTTAGGCGTGCCTACCGGTGGACTGGCAAGGAAGTATAAAAAGAAACTCGTAGCACGATTCATACAATTCGTAGCACAAAATTAAAATATAAAGGAAACCAATGGCACTCAAACAAAACCTCGGCAATCTGTTCTTCAAGTGGCGCAGCTACACGCCCATCCCGCTGTTGCTGGCGGCCCTGATATTTGCCAAGCCCACCTGGTGGTCACTGGCCCTGGGGATCGCGGTCACATTCTTGGGCGAGTTCATCCGCATCTGGGCGGTGTCCTATGCCGGCGGCAGCACCCGCACCCTTTCCCCGGACGTGGGCCGGCTGATTACCGGCGGGCCTTTCGGCTACGTGCGCAATCCGCTCTACGTGGGGAATTTCCTGGTTTCGCTGGGCATGTGCCTGGCGGCCTGGCCGTCCAAATGGTCGCTGGTGATTCAAAATTATGCCCCGATTCCTTGGCTGTTGATCCTGTTCCTGCCGGCCTTTGCCCTGCAGTACGGGTTCATCGTAGCTC from the candidate division TA06 bacterium genome contains:
- a CDS encoding DUF362 domain-containing protein; this encodes MSSQVYFTDFGESSQRNIYAKLAEIMDKMPLAGVVAKGDLTAVKVHFGERGNTAFVPPHYVRAVVQKIKVLGAKPFVTDANTLYVGSRSNSVDHLETAQQHGFTYSLLGCPVLIADGLRGGAYVEVEVKGAHLKKVKLAHDLYQADAIVCVTHFKGHELAGFGGSIKNLGMGGGARGGKLAMHSDVSPIIKAEKCIKCGKCAQNCPADAIAIDKYAVIDPKKCIGCGSCIVVCPVYAARNGWDSGARKMQEKMVEHLAGFAQNKKGEIGYLNFIMNVSPACDCYGHADNPIVPDLGICASVDPVAIDAASNDLVMQAEGQKNSALEKAHKPGSDKFRDIYPEVDWAWQLAHAEKMGLGSRKYELVKVE
- a CDS encoding CDP-alcohol phosphatidyltransferase family protein, whose product is MNLPNILSFLRIGLLPFIVLCLKAGQNWWVLGLLLLAVATDYFDGFTARKLGQVTDTGRIIDPLADKICVNTMVIALWLWRDFPWWAVCLIAGRDLLIVLGGMLALRKKKAVPVSNWPGKIAVTFMAATIICYSLNWQPWGLYLLYGSVLMVFVSGAIYLKTLTPFP
- a CDS encoding isoprenylcysteine carboxylmethyltransferase family protein, with product MALKQNLGNLFFKWRSYTPIPLLLAALIFAKPTWWSLALGIAVTFLGEFIRIWAVSYAGGSTRTLSPDVGRLITGGPFGYVRNPLYVGNFLVSLGMCLAAWPSKWSLVIQNYAPIPWLLILFLPAFALQYGFIVALEEETLTAKLGQEFRTYCQNVPRWLPRLTPYGPSFPEQGNTRAAFRAERRSLQTLGITLLVIVVLFVWRTASAVK